The Aureispira anguillae genome contains a region encoding:
- a CDS encoding MlaD family protein yields MRNEVKIGILGLVTIVLLFWGYNFLQGKNVFSSDIVANAEFSAVDGLNIAAPVTINGYKVGAVTNILPSEDYSKVIVEMNILNGTKVPKDAKAVLVQPSLMGGKEIALRFVGNCGDNCIESGATLNGDVSGMIDGIMAVADPYMGKIDTILGAVSKLSADDNKQLGQTFKELQAVVANVKVLTDLVNNLLVSSSVNISVALANLKDITGNIKDSNGEITGMLQNINTITKQVKDADLEATIASAKDALDNINEVVNGLEGTLGKANTMIDNIGKITDFENQNGLVAALFNDKNFKGDIDEVVDNLNRLLQDIRIHPERYKTVLSGKYKPYKDPSADPKLKDGKDPKEIK; encoded by the coding sequence GTGCGTAACGAAGTTAAAATTGGTATTTTAGGTCTAGTTACTATTGTCCTATTATTTTGGGGATACAACTTTTTGCAAGGAAAGAATGTCTTTTCTTCAGATATCGTTGCCAATGCAGAATTTTCGGCTGTTGATGGTCTTAATATTGCTGCACCTGTAACAATTAATGGATATAAAGTAGGAGCAGTAACGAATATTCTACCATCAGAAGATTATTCAAAAGTAATTGTAGAAATGAATATCTTAAATGGTACTAAAGTGCCTAAAGATGCTAAGGCTGTATTGGTGCAACCTTCTTTGATGGGAGGTAAGGAAATCGCATTGAGATTTGTTGGTAATTGTGGAGATAATTGCATCGAATCGGGGGCTACCCTAAATGGAGATGTGTCTGGTATGATTGATGGAATCATGGCTGTAGCAGATCCTTATATGGGAAAAATCGATACCATTTTAGGAGCTGTCTCAAAGTTGTCGGCTGATGATAATAAACAATTAGGACAAACTTTTAAAGAGTTACAAGCTGTTGTGGCTAATGTAAAAGTATTGACAGATTTGGTCAATAATTTACTAGTGAGTTCATCGGTTAATATTTCGGTGGCTTTGGCAAATCTTAAAGATATTACAGGGAATATTAAAGACAGTAATGGTGAAATTACAGGAATGCTCCAAAATATCAATACCATTACCAAACAGGTAAAAGATGCAGATTTAGAAGCTACTATTGCTTCTGCTAAAGATGCTTTAGACAATATTAATGAAGTTGTCAATGGATTAGAAGGAACCTTAGGCAAAGCCAATACCATGATTGATAACATCGGGAAAATCACAGATTTTGAAAACCAAAATGGTTTGGTTGCTGCTTTATTTAACGACAAAAATTTTAAAGGTGATATTGATGAAGTGGTTGATAACTTAAATCGCTTGCTTCAAGATATTCGAATTCACCCTGAGCGTTACAAAACAGTTCTGAGTGGTAAATACAAACCTTATAAAGATCCCTCTGCTGACCCTAAATTAAAAGATGGGAAAGATCCTAAAGAAATTAAATAA